The Sorangiineae bacterium MSr11954 DNA segment CAGGCGCAAAGCGACTCCCGGTAGTCGGCGAAGCCCTGGTGGTAGCTCATATGCACCGTGAAGGCGCCGATCGAAAATGGGAGCAGACACAGCACCGCCAAATTCTTCAGCGGCGGTTTGAACACCCCCGCGAGCAAGCCGGCGACCCCGAGCACCTCGATCCACCCGATGGCCACGGTCCACCCGGCGCCGAACCCAATGGCGAGCATTCCCTCGCGCATCCCCGCATCCCCCAGGACTTTGGCCAGCCCCGCGTACGCGAAGATGGCCCCGAACCATGCCACGGCAACCCAATGAACGACGGAGCGATAGCGCATGATGTGCCCTCTCGATATGTATACCGTACGGTATAGATTAAGTATGGGCCTTGCACGGCAACGTCAAGCGATTTATCTACCGGGTGGTATACAAATGGTGAGCCGATGACCGAGCGGGGCCGTCCGCGCGCGTTCGACCGAGACGTGGCGCTGAGGCAAGCGATGCAAATCTTCTGGGAGCGCGGCTACGAAGGGACGTCGGTGGCCGATCTCACGGACGCCATCGGCATCACCAAACCGAGCCTCTATGCGGCGTTTGGCTGCAAAGAGGAGCTGTTTCGCGAGGCGGTGGCGCTCTATGACGCGCTGGAGGGCGGGGATCCGATGCGCGCGCTGCAAGGAGGGCGCACCGCGCGCGAGGCGGTCGAGGAGATGTTGCGGAGCAATGTGAAGGGCTTCACCGATCCGAAAAAGCCGAGCGGCTGCATGATCGTGCTGGCGGCCACCCTCGGCACCCCGGAGAACAAAGAGGTGCGCGACTTTCTCGTGAAGTGCCGGCAAGACTCGCTCGATGCCATTCGCGCACGCATGGATCGCGGGGTGTCCGACGGCGATTTGCCGAAGCGCACCGATACGAAGGCGCTCGCCACCTTCTACACCACGATTTTGGAGGGCCTTTCCATTCGCGCGCGCGACGGCTCCTCCCTCGAAACCTTGCGCACGGTCGTCGATTGCGCGATGCACGCGTGGGATACGGTGGTGAAAGGGCCTGCGCGCCGCGCGAAGGTGAGCCGCGCACTCCCCTGAACCGTATAAATCTCGCGAAAAAGTGCACCTGCGCCAAATGAAAAGCGGATCCGTGTACCTGCATCATTTTAGTTAGGAAACTTTCCTAATTAAAACGGTTGACCGTCAGCATAGGCAGCCATACCGTCGCGAAGTCGCCGCCGCGCGGATCGATGGACGGATGGGCGGATGGTTGAAGGAGCAGCGGCGGCAACGCGCATTTCGGCACACGACACACAAGGAGGTTCCCATGACCCTTCGAGCGATCTTCGACCCGCGCACCCGCGGTCGAACGGGTGTGACGGCATTTGGGCTCATGCTGGCGGCGGGCGCCGTCGCATGTACGAGCCGCGCCGGCGACGACCTTGCAATCGACGAGGCGCCGCTGGCGGCGGCCGCCGAATACCAAGCGGAGAATGCCACGATTGTAGACGGTGTGGTCGAGTCCAACCACACGGGGTACACCGGATCGGGCTTCGTCAATTACAACAACGCCGTCGGCAGCTATGTCGAGTTCACGATCAACGCCGCGGCGGCCGGAAGCTCGACATTGACCCTTCGCTACGCCAACGGCACCACCACCAATCGCCCCATGGACATCTCGGTGAACGGCGCGGTGGTGAGCGCGGGGCTCGCCTTCGGGGGCACCGGCGCCTGGACGAATTGGGCCGACGCCAAGGTGAACGTCACCTTGAAGGCCGGCGCCAATGTCGTCCGCGCGACGGCCACCACCGCCAACGGAGGACCGAACCTCGATCGCATCACGGAGGGCTCCGGGGGCGGCACCCCGACGGGGACGCCGGTCGAGGCCAACGGGCAGCTTCGGGTGTGCGGCACCAAGCTTTGCAACAAGAACGGCAAAGCCATCCAACTTCGCGGTATGAGCACGCACGGCCTGAACTGGTATCGCAACTGCGTGAATGGCGCGTCGCTCGACGCGCTCGCGAACGATTGGAAGGCCGACATCGTCCGCATTTCGATGTACATCCAAGACGGCGGCTACGAGAGCAATCCCCGGATGTACACCGACTTGGTGCACTCGATCATCGAGCAGGTGACCGCGCGAGGGATGTACGCGCTGGTCGACTGGCACATGCTGGAGCCGGGCGATCCCCACTACAACTTGTCGCGCGCGAAGACGTTCTTCTCCGAGATCGCCACGCGCCACGCCTCCAAGACGAACATCCTCTACGAGGTGGCCAACGAGCCGAGCGGCGTGAGCTGGGCGAGCATCAAGAGCTACCACGAGCAGATCATCCCCGTGATCCGCGCCAAAGACCCGGACTCCGTCATTTTGCTCGGCACCCGTGGGTGGTCGTCCTTGGGGGTGTCCGAGGACTCCGACGAGAGCGAGGTCGTGAACAATCCGGTCAACGCGACCAATATCCTCTACACGTTCCACTTCTACGCCGCCTCGCA contains these protein-coding regions:
- a CDS encoding DoxX family protein, with protein sequence MRYRSVVHWVAVAWFGAIFAYAGLAKVLGDAGMREGMLAIGFGAGWTVAIGWIEVLGVAGLLAGVFKPPLKNLAVLCLLPFSIGAFTVHMSYHQGFADYRESLCACVLALVILATDARFKIDLGAPMVRVPAPRSTAR
- a CDS encoding TetR/AcrR family transcriptional regulator; protein product: MTERGRPRAFDRDVALRQAMQIFWERGYEGTSVADLTDAIGITKPSLYAAFGCKEELFREAVALYDALEGGDPMRALQGGRTAREAVEEMLRSNVKGFTDPKKPSGCMIVLAATLGTPENKEVRDFLVKCRQDSLDAIRARMDRGVSDGDLPKRTDTKALATFYTTILEGLSIRARDGSSLETLRTVVDCAMHAWDTVVKGPARRAKVSRALP
- a CDS encoding cellulase family glycosylhydrolase gives rise to the protein MTLRAIFDPRTRGRTGVTAFGLMLAAGAVACTSRAGDDLAIDEAPLAAAAEYQAENATIVDGVVESNHTGYTGSGFVNYNNAVGSYVEFTINAAAAGSSTLTLRYANGTTTNRPMDISVNGAVVSAGLAFGGTGAWTNWADAKVNVTLKAGANVVRATATTANGGPNLDRITEGSGGGTPTGTPVEANGQLRVCGTKLCNKNGKAIQLRGMSTHGLNWYRNCVNGASLDALANDWKADIVRISMYIQDGGYESNPRMYTDLVHSIIEQVTARGMYALVDWHMLEPGDPHYNLSRAKTFFSEIATRHASKTNILYEVANEPSGVSWASIKSYHEQIIPVIRAKDPDSVILLGTRGWSSLGVSEDSDESEVVNNPVNATNILYTFHFYAASHKAEYLDTLSRAADKIPVFVTEFGTQTYTGDGGNDFTQSQKYIDLMAAKKISWANWNYSDDFRSGAVFKEGTCPNGPYSGTAPLKPAGVWVRDRIRTPDDF